A genomic region of Caenorhabditis elegans chromosome V contains the following coding sequences:
- the mlt-11 gene encoding Papilin (Confirmed by transcript evidence) → MRLCVLLLAALVVATEAVDPCKRQPFRGRCPSQNGETPKRSQFVLRYYLRNGECVSYPYGHCATDPTEPNLYRYKEECEDACISNAPANLGVPKSTTEDYQKTVATTEAPTTTTVEDVTTRAPRTECERRRASASSSSIRGGFVPACTASGDFERVQCETNGRQCFCVNTQGIEVPNSRTRDGTRPDCYSIQSSRTVNTKECVGVSLPGPCHGSFQRYFYNEDSQKCEQFTYSGCGGNGNNYESREACEDRCAPPPVGLPKCEIGEPLKTKIGVPVNCAKTDCPSGYRCSVVQHSSVCCPENNKVVGLQTSGARATRCSLPKERGPCDKYELRFYFNADLNECKYFFWGGCEGNQNNFERVEDCESACGVQKSGVTNRPNTEIRTTQGIRITPNGGKLSWEETEEDEEHAVPTTTPLAPSAPTVRVSTQRAPVPTTPRPTAPAVQTTTTRASRLETTRVPVKTVEDEEEEEEEVVEEEQEDGKEEPPLHVQPPVSQQNTVLLGGIEDTTTDSVNRCLHPRDSGNCRGQFVRWFFDDEKKNCDVFTYTGCQGNGNNFASKEECMAICHKPEPTPSATPDFSQVCSNDVDAGECNGVFERFAFDAEAQDCRAFTYGGCGGNGNNFATMQECRSRCVMAMKKSPVATCEADIEVGECAGVFSRFAFDKSINACRSFTYGGCGGNANNFATLQECTNKCVNRGVCPEPPACDTNRCQLVNDRSGCPFCSCPPVKQASPPGSITSIPKESLPNCPPLDRSACRDPCMMFHNRQGCEECICPQTAPTPPHVPTGRPTTVGQAQPPASSSRRVTEVGPPAPRTTEAAPPAPSSQPPRQFAVNTLQHQQTKPDQLPNLPRNLAAQIEEKCLQPVEPGPCKNFADRWYFNVDDGTCHPFKYGGCAGNRNHFFTQKECEVHCARFLSGSPTSSTSALPKHAKFSPTTSETESSTSAEDVESSSKNEELEAFPAPKLHRQFASPIFKPVGPGPQAYDSEKIDNYSPPTPNVNLVGLSPPVHPTYFTYNGQDQGQRRAFSAGQQQGAENRIEVGQQLEAFGSQRPQLPTHLQGNNFVQGRGRFDGRQRFEVPQGSTSPSQPLEEIPVTQSRERFDNRQRAEAPQGSQRQEHQTSTAPSEPLEHIPVVQSRGRFDSRQRVEVPQESIRPAEATTIPRHLGDVTTSTSSSSRSSQVSRASEPEIVRPRAPEPPQSRFHPKTVTRTEEVPTPRGAETFGRSTQQVTVQPRVAGVTSSTRDQEATRRSQGPAESVRVPSRAPETSIIGHQVSSFQSPSTPTQETSKFPHRFVTPSTGSQTKTPWYQTTSAPWWLQSPATSKKKPELKIEKLEKSNQQQLPARFNFDPTRYTFYNGDYFGPTIPGIRINKTQEGGLFVQGGSVSEGDNLEAQEAFEQFKQLSKGFQQQANEFLRQEKKAGRTPQHGSFIIGSVKVGDNEGIHDDEDESLEEQEHPRSRAHGVPIHPTVPLVVPTYSSPLPAVRGPNEPVRAAGSKTLEAVKAVETVKQHKEQEPNGISRTMENVNLDLTESAPTGLPVSIVTAAPTVQASVVPLGTTPQPHFEPKFDGRVVCAMPPDAGVCTNYTPRWFFNSQTGQCEQFAYGSCGGNENNFFDRNTCERKCMPHHVILAQVPDRCSFDKDSGSGKGYNVKWYFNMKNLRCEQFVFEGLGGNTNQFETLSECERICTPSGPKTPTLPPTPTPATVAVPVPAQTPKVPQLPIGAPGSQVPLPTPTTVIEKTTPTVVDSQEEEYDDEEEDPIILPETNEMPPMPGLAPANTFGTSQFGVNGLIDDNVELRLPEVATTSRIAIPQVPTTVAPVAPVAPVAQPVQPIQPVQPVQSVQSLPQPAEIPRVVVPQSPGTPQPVVPQVSIVTPQAPQPTAAATSASTGPIAPEPTTAAPTTTETTPLPPSLAPHPPAAHAAKTVIPTYKAEPVLGREQIPTANDGQPIVGASPKETVNYQTGAKASGIRSFDGSQDQKISVDIFNKGADGPTKSINGMPACANGRTEVRYSDGRPVMCLPGKNQCPDGSSCYFNGIDFFCCPEEEDPYDKHAFGGYGGDETKNGYKVFGALNIRRLMDEVPLRQKRQTFGNSNSFNIDSVVAPLRFDAEKPRQVSRALRMKSSAAVPRHGANPLCIQPVVKGSCQEAHLRYYYDRVTDSCRLFEYSGCDGNANNFGSLEDCQRLCVLNIQSIKNGKVATTTAAPQITPEEEEKLAPGQCPGGRAPLGGSSPVLCGNSAESIGCPTSYYCRRGPPDVCCPGVDPKLMQPEEIVKDVSRGVVKNESHMPRGFNRQIFLSTPKYMCPDAADPLMLENGEPMLCGSGFDGVKMCPKGYYCAIDSARNSRLCCPLYGDAQRIASEEIFAPRLASNTETTTEAKVENIDVEESEDDEEEDGEDFVAHLQMKPNKPVNQVEELAKSSPIAADLSAEGGVSIDLGADEKKEVEEEDVTTTTEKMMVQDKSVCQIKPSEGRVCNDSETPTRTNLQYFYSPRDNRCKLFFFRGCGGNLNRFERKSDCEALCL, encoded by the exons ATGCGCCTGTGCGTATTGCTCTTAGCTGCCCTTGTGGTGGCCACAG aagCCGTAGATCCGTGCAAACGACAACCATTCCGCGGGCGGTGCCCATCACAAAACGGCGAGACGCCGAAGAGGTCACAATTTGTGCTCAGATACTACTTGAGGAACGGAGAATGTGTTAGTTACCCATATG GACACTGCGCCACGGATCCGACGGAACCAAACCTCTACCGATACAAGGAGGAGTGTGAGGATGCTTGTATCAGCAATGCACCAGCCAACCTTGGAGTACCAAAAAGCACCACCGAGGATTATCAGAAG ACCGTCGCAACTACTGAGGCTCCAACCACCACTACTGTTGAGGATGTGACGACTCGTGCACCACGAACCGAATGTGAACGTCGTCGTGCTTCTGCTTCATCTTCTTCCATTCGTGGAGGATTTGTTCCAGCTTGCACTGCTTCCGGAGATTTCGAGCGTGTTCAGTGCGAGACCAACGGGCGACAATGCTTCTGCGTTAACACCCAAGGTATTGAGGTGCCAAACAGCAGAACTCGCGATGGAACTAGACCTGATTGTTACA GCATTCAATCTTCCCGCACAGTCAACACCAAGGAATGCGTTGGGGTCAGCCTTCCAGGGCCATGCCATGGGTCATTCCAACGGTACTTCTACAACGAGGATTCTCAGAAATGCGAGCAATTCACGTATTCTGGATGTGGAGGAAATGGTAACAATTATGAGAGCAGAGAGGCTTGTGAGGACAGATGTGCACCACCACCAGTTGGATTGCCAAAGTGTGAAATT ggagAGCCACTTAAGACTAAGATCGGAGTTCCAGTGAACTGTGCTAAGACCGACTGCCCATCCGGATATCGTTGCAGTGTTGTCCAACACTCGAGCGTCTGCTGTCCAGAGAACAATAAGGTAGTTGGCCTCCAAACCAGCGGAGCCCGTGCCACCCGCTGCTCCCTTCCAAAGGAACGTGGACCATGCGACAAGTATGAACTTCGTTTCTACTTCAACGCGGATCTCAACGAGTGCAAGTACTTCTTCTGGGGAGGATGTGAAGGAAATCAGAACAATTTCGAGAGAGTCGAAGACTGTGAGAGTGCATGCGGAGTGCAAAAATCTGGAGTCACCAACAGACCAAATACCGAGATAAGAACCACCCAAGGAATCAGAATTACTCCAAACGGCGGAAAGCTCAGCTGGGAAGAGACAGAAGAGGATGAGGAGCACGCAGTGCCAACAACTACCCCATTGGCTCCATCAGCTCCAACTGTCAGAGTTTCAACGCAAAGAGCTCCAGTTCCAACAACGCCACGACCAACTGCTCCAGCTGTTCAAACCACAACTACCAGAGCTTCTAGACTCGAAACTACTAGAGTTCCAGTCAAAACTGTAGAAGATGAGGAAGAGGAGGAAGAAGAGGTTGTCGAAGAGGAACAAGAGGATGGAAAGGAAGAGCCACCACTCCATGTCCAGCCACCAGTTTCTCAACAGAACACCGTACTTCTTGGAGGTATCGAAGATACGACGACTGACTCGG TTAACCGATGCCTTCACCCACGTGACTCTGGAAACTGTCGAGGACAATTTGTGCGTTGGTTTTTCGATGATGAGAAGAAGAACTGCGACGTGTTCACTTACACCGGATGCCAAGGAAACGGAAACAACTTCGCTAGCAAAGAAGAGTGCATGGCTATTTGCCATAAGCCAGAGCCAACACCATCAGCTACTCCAGATTTCTCTCAAGTATGCTCCAATGATGTCGACGCTGGAGAGTGTAATGGAGTCTTTGAACGATTCGCATTTGATGCCGAAGCTCAAGATTGCCGCGCCTTCACTTATGGAGGATGCGGAGGAAATGGAAACAACTTTGCTACTATGCAAGAATGCCGTTCGAGATGTGTCATGGCAATGAAGAAGTCCCCAGTTGCAACATGTGAAGCTGACATTGAGGTTGGAGAGTGCGCCGGAGTCTTCTCGAGATTTGCATTCGACAAATCAATCAATGCCTGTAGAAGCTTCACCTATGGTGGATGTGGAGGAAATGCTAACAACTTCGCTACACTTCAAGAGTGTACAAACAAGTGCGTCAATAGAGGTGTATGCCCTGAGCCACCAGCGTGTGACACAAACAGATGTCAACTCGTTAATGATCGTTCCGGATGTCCATTCTGCTCATGCCCACCAGTCAAACAGGCATCTCCACCAGGATCAATTACCTCTATTCCAAAAGAGTCTCTTCCAAACTGCCCACCACTGGATAGATCTGCTTGCCGCGACCCATGCATGATGTTCCATAACCGTCAAGGATGCGAAGAGTGTATCTGCCCACAAACCGCCCCAACCCCACCACATGTTCCAACTGGAAGGCCAACCACTGTTGGACAAGCTCAGCCACCAGCATCTAGCTCCAGAAGAGTCACTGAGGTCGGACCACCAGCTCCAAGAACTACCGAGGCTGCCCCACCAGCTCCATCTTCCCAGCCACCAAGACAAT TCGCTGTTAACACACTTCAACATCAACAAACTAAGCCAGACCAACTTCCAAATCTTCCACGTAACTTAGCTGCTCAAATCGAAGAGAAGTGTCTTCAGCCAGTCGAGCCAGGACCGTGCAAAAACTTTGCCGATCGTTGGTACTTCAATGTCGACGATGGAACCTGCCACCCATTCAAGTACGGAGGATGCGCTGGAAACAGAAATCACTTCTTCACACAGAAGGAGTGCGAAGTTCATTGCGCCAGATTCTTGA GCGGTTCACCAACGTCTTCTACTTCTGCACTACCAAAGCATGCTAAATTCTCACCCACCACCTCCGAAACGGAATCTTCCACATCAGCGGAAGACGTGGAGTCAAGTAGCAAGAATGAAGAACTCGAAGCGTTCCCAGCTCCAAAGCTTCATCGTCAATTTGCCTCCCCGATTTTCAAGCCAGTCGGCCCTGGACCTCAAGCCTATGATTCcgagaaaattgataactaCTCCCCACCAACTCCAAATGTTAACTTGGTCGGTCTGAGCCCACCGGTTCATCCAACTTACTTCACATACAACGGGCAAGATCAGGGACAGAGAAGAGCCTTTTCTGCCGGACAACAACAAGgtgctgaaaatcgaattgaAGTTGGTCAGCAGTTGGAAGCTTTTGGATCACAAAGACCGCAGCTACCGACGCACCTTCAAGGTAACAACTTTGTTCAAGGAAGAGGACGATTTGATGGCCGGCAGAGATTTGAAGTTCCACAAGGATCCACGTCTCCATCTCAACCTTTAGAGGAAATTCCTGTGACTCAAAGCCGTGAAAGATTTGACAACCGACAACGCGCAGAAGCCCCACAAGGATCTCAACGCCAAGAGCATCAAACATCCACCGCCCCATCTGAGCCATTAGAGCATATTCCAGTGGTACAGAGCCGCGGAAGATTCGACAGTCGCCAACGTGTCGAGGTTCCACAAGAATCCATCCGTCCTGCCGAAGCTACAACAATTCCCCGTCATCTTGGCGATGTAACAACGTCGACTTCTTCATCAAGCCGATCATCTCAAGTGTCTCGTGCTTCTGAACCAGAAATCGTTCGACCAAGAGCTCCAGAGCCACCACAATCTAGATTCCATCCAAAAACGGTGACTCGGACGGAAGAGGTCCCAACGCCAAGAGGTGCTGAAACATTTGGAAGATCCACCCAGCAGGTTACCGTACAACCAAGAGTCGCTGGTGTCACGTCGTCAACTAGAGATCAAGAAGCTACAAGAAGATCTCAAGGTCCAGCAGAATCAGTTCGTGTTCCATCTAGAGCACCTGAAACTAGTATTATCGGACATCAAGTGTCATCCTTCCAGTCTCCATCTACACCTACACAAGAAACATCTAAATTCCCTCATAGATTTGTAACACCTTCTACTGGATCACAAACCAAGACACCGTGGTATCAAACCACTTCAGCTCCATGGTGGCTGCAAAGTCCAGCCACTTCAAAGAAGAAACCagagttgaaaattgagaagctAGAAAAGTCGAACCAACAACAATTACCAGCTCGTTTCAATTTTGATCCGACCCGTTATACATTCTACAATGGCGATTACTTTGGTCCAACCATCCCCGGCATCAGAATCAATAAAACCCAAGAAGGAGGACTTTTTGTTCAAGGAGGATCAGTATCGGAAGGAGATAATTTGGAGGCTCAAGAGGCATTTGAGCAATTTAAGCAACTGAGCAAAGGTTTCCAGCAGCAGGCAAATGAGTTTTTAAGGCAGGAGAAGAAAGCTGGTAGAACACCTCAACATGGATCTTTTATTATTGGATCTGTGAAGGTTGGAGATAATGAAG GCATCCACGACGACGAAGATGAATCTCTTGAAGAGCAAGAGCACCCACGTAGCAGAGCCCACGGTGTCCCAATTCATCCAACTGTGCCACTTGTAGTACCCACCTATTCATCCCCACTCCCAGCTGTCCGTGGACCAAACG AACCAGTGAGAGCCGCCGGATCAAAGACCTTGGAAGCTGTAAAAGCTGTCGAAACTGTCAAGCAGCATAAGGAACAAGAGCCAAACGGAATCAGCAGAACTATGGAAAATGTAAATCTCGATTTGACCG aatccgcACCAACTGGGCTCCCAGTCTCCATTGTCACCGCAGCTCCAACTGTTCAAGCTAGCGTCGTTCCACTCGGAACCACACCTCAACCACACTTTGAGCCAAAGTTTGACGGAAGAGTCGTGTGTGCTATGCCGCCAGACGCTGGAGTCTGCACCAACTACACTCCAAGATGGTTCTTCAACAGCCAGACCGGACAATGTGAGCAGTTTGCTTATGGATCATGCGGAGGAAATGAGAATAACTTCTTCGATAGAAATACTTGCGAGAGAAAGTGTATGCCAC ATCACGTGATCCTCGCCCAGGTCCCAGACCGTTGCTCATTCGACAAGGACTCTGGAAGCGGAAAGGGATACAACGTCAAGTGGTACTTCAACATGAAGAATCTCAGATGCGAGCAATTTGTGTTCGAGGGACTCGGAGGAAACACCAATCAGTTTGAGACTCTATCAGAGTGTGAGAGAATTTGCACACCATCCGGACCAAAGACCCCAACTCTCCCACCAACTCCAACTCCAGCCACGGTCGCAGTACCGGTCCCAGCCCAAACTCCAAAGGTCCCACAACTCCCAATTGGAGCCCCAGGAAGTCAAGTGCCTCTCCCAACCCCAACCACAGTGATCGAGAAAACTACCCCAACTGTTGTTGATTCTCAAGAAGAGGAGTACGATGATGAGGAAGAGGATCCAATCATTCTTCCAGAGACCAACGAAATGCCACCGATGCCAGGATTGGCTCCAGCCAACACTTTCGGAACCAGCCAGTTTGGTGTCAACGGATTAATCGATGATAATGTCGAATTGAGACTCCCAGAAGTTGCTACTACTTCTAGAATTGCTATCCCACAAGTCCCAACTACAGTTGCACCAGTTGCTCCAGTTGCTCCAGTTGCACAACCTGTGCAGCCAATTCAGCCAGTTCAACCAGTTCAATCAGTTCAGTCACTTCCACAGCCAGCAGAAATCCCACGTGTCGTTGTCCCTCAGTCCCCAGGAACTCCACAACCAGTAGTTCCACAAGTTTCGATCGTCACTCCTCAGGCTCCACAACCAACAGCAGCTGCTACTTCTGCATCAACTGGACCAATTGCTCCAGAACCAACGACTGCTGCCCCGACAACTACTGAAACCACCCCACTTCCACCATCATTGGCTCCTCATCCACCAGCTGCTCACGCCGCCAAGACTGTAATCCCAACATACAAGGCAGAGCCAGTACTTGGTCGTGAACAAATTCCAACTGCTAACGACGGTCAACCAATTGTTGGAGCTTCTCCAAAGGAGACCGTCAATTATCAAACTGGAGCCAAGGCTTCCGGAATTAGAAGCTTTGATGGATCCCAAGACCAAAAGATTTCCGTAGACATCTTCAACAAGGGAGCCGACGGACCAACTAAATCTATTAATGGAATGCCAGCTTGTGCTAATGGGCGTACTGAAGTCAGATATTCTGATGGACGTCCAGTGATGTGCCTTCCAGGAAAGAACCAATGCCCAGACGGATCATCTTGCTACTTCAACGGAATCGACTTCTTCTGCTGcccagaagaagaagatccaTATGACAAACACGCCTTCGGAGGATATGGTGGTGATGAAACCAAGAATGGATACAAAGTTTTCGGAGCTCTCAATATTAGACGACTAATGGACGAGGTGCCACTAAGACAGAAGCGTCAAACTTTTGGAAACAGCAACAGTTTCAACATCGACTCAGTAGTCGCTCCACTCAGATTCGACGCCGAGAAGCCACGCCAAGTTTCTCGTGCACTTCGCATGAAATCATCCGCGGCAGTTCCACGTCATGGAGCCAACCCACTTTGCATTCAGCCAGTCGTTAAGGGATCTTGCCAGGAGGCTCATCTCAGATACTACTACGATAGAGTCACCGATTCGTGCAGATTGTTCGAATACTCTGGATGTGATGGAAATGCCAACAATTTTGGATCTTTGGAAGATTGTCAACGTCTTTGTGTTCTTAATATCCAGA gcatcAAGAACGGTAAGGtcgccaccaccaccgccgCGCCACAGATCACTCCAGAAGAGGAGGAGAAACTTGCGCCAGGACAATGCCCAGGAGGGCGTGCACCACTTGGAGGATCTTCTCCAGTTCTCTGTGGAAACTCCGCCGAGTCCATCGGATGCCCAACTAGCTACTACTGTCGTAGAGGACCACCAGATGTCTGTTGTCCAGGAGTTGATCCAAAATTGA TGCAACCAGAAGAGATTGTCAAGGATGTGTCTCGTGGAGTTGTCAAAAACGAATCTCACATGCCACGTGGCTTCAATCGCCAAATCTTCCTGTCAACTCCAAAGTACATGTGCCCAGACGCCGCCGATCCATTGATGTTGGAGAACGGAGAACCAATGCTTTGTGGATCAGGATTCGATGGAGTCAAGATGTGCCCCAAGGGATACTATTGCGCAATTGATTCTGCAAGAAATTCTAGATTGTGTTGCCCACTGTATGGAGATGCTCAAAGAATCGCCTCTGAGGAGATCTTTGCACCACGACTAGCCTCCAACACAGAAACAACCACAGAGGCTAAGGTTGAGAACATTGACGTTGAAGAATCAGAAGATGATGAGGAGGAGGATGGAGAAGACTTTGTGGCTCACCTTCAAATGAAGCCAAACAAGCCTGTAAATCAGGTTGAGGAGCTTGCCAAGAGTTCTCCAATCGCAGCAGATTTGAGTGCAGAGGGAGGAGTGTCCATTGATTTGGGTGCTGATGAGAAGAAGGAAGTTGAAGAGGAGGATGTGACGACGAccactgaaaaaatgatgGTTCAGGACAAGAGTGTTTGTCAGATTAAGCCATCGGAAG GACGCGTCTGTAACGATTCCGAAACACCAACACGCACGAACCTTCAATACTTCTACTCCCCACGTGACAACCGTTGTAAGCTCTTCTTCTTCCGTGGATGTGGAGGCAATTTGAATCGATTCGAACGAAAGTCCGACTGTGAAGCTCTGTGCctgtaa